One Anopheles marshallii chromosome 3, idAnoMarsDA_429_01, whole genome shotgun sequence genomic region harbors:
- the LOC128715170 gene encoding odorant receptor 43a-like produces MKIWEQYLKRKRALFRTQYQTPAELFDSACEILIKCFAVCGGERMKPGYTRRNARLIFLVTDLILYLFVNVYSIAIVWGSLMDVVFCFVTLGVAIQGLAKIEAFTCPELNDLHLYNVARFKVVPRFPEVREAHLHTAAMCRVFIQILAVAFSIVAIAIYSYAILIPLTERKLSLAFGFYLPFLDYGTPVGFAINWVYQFIQVSEGCIGLMACDSCLLFLIVNATGQMDVVIIYLRRLTELIDSNGSGENDEKIADLLSDIVQTHLEHTKYVTDMDKLLKKQFFINFSCIIFELVASLAIVVRVRTDFPWYPGMAVCLICTIQLFVSCSLGTFLSSKNDKLVVEIYNVNWYGLSTNHQKTLKQVLLASQHPIVLSDGFSAIDLFNFVEIYKKIYSYLMVLQNVS; encoded by the exons ATGAAAATCTGGGAACAATACCTCAAGCGTAAAAGGGCGCTCTTCCGCACACAGTACCAAACCCCAGCCGAGCTCTTTGACAGTGCGTGCGAAATATTGATCAAGTGTTTCGCTGTGTGCGGTGGCGAAAGAATGAAACCGGGCTACACACGCCGCAACGCCCGGCTAATCTTTCTGGTGACCGATCTGATACTGTATCTGTTCGTGAACGTTTACTCGATCGCGATCGTCTGGGGTTCGCTCATGGATgtggtgttttgctttgtcaCGTTGGGGGTCGCCATACAG GGCCTGGCAAAGATTGAGGCGTTCACCTGCCCGGAGCTGAACGATCTGCATCTGTACAATGTGGCCCGGTTTAAGGTGGTTCCACGTTTTCCGGAAGTCAGAGAAGCCCATCTCCACACGGCCGCCATGTGCCGGGTGTTTATACAAATTCTTGCCGTGGCATTCTCGATCGTGGCGATTGCCATCTACTCGTACGCCATCTTGATACCGCTGACGGAGCGTAAGCTGTCGCTTGCGTTTGGATTCTATCTGCCCTTTCTCGACTACGGCACACCGGTCGGTTTCGCCATCAACTGGGTGTACCAGTTCATACAGGTGTCGGAGGGTTGCATCGGACTGATGGCGTGTGACAGTTGCCTGCTGTTTCTGATCGTGAACGCCACGGGACAGATGGATGTGGTCATTATCTATCTGCGCCGTCTGACGGAGCTTATCGACAGCAATGGATCCGGTGAAAATGATGAGAAAATTGCCGATCTTCTCAGTGATATTGTGCAGACACATTTGGAACACACCAA ATATGTTACGGACATGGATAAACTACTAAAAAAACAGTTCTTTATTAACTTCAGCTGCATCATCTTTGAGCTAGTGGCATCGCTTGCAATTGTCGTTAGGGTACGAACTGAC TTTCCATGGTATCCTGGGATGgcagtttgtttgatttgcacAATTCAGCTCTTCGTCAGTTGCTCATTGGGAACGTTCCTTTCTTCTAAG AATGATAAACTTGTTGTGGAGATATACAACGTTAACTGGTACGGTCTATCGACGAATCATCAGAAAACCCTGAAACAGGTACTGCTCGCCTCACAACATCCGATTGTACTCTCGGACGGCTTCTCCGCCATTGATTTGTTCAACTTTGTGGAG ATATACAAGAAGATTTATTCCTACCTGATGGTTTTGCAGAACGTATCCTAA
- the LOC128712157 gene encoding wee1-like protein kinase: MDIHTESSGIDSSPDMNISAELNPSPHRSATVMPRKLSFSGNSPDRNPAEPPAKNQPSLSPPYRKVQALRLFDTPATPKTILQKSTNTMFRRQVFGPGSTLFTAAGDGLLKPGTDADVLAKPMDGGMPIFITDKPKPVPLHRRYDVGLPPANVNPFTPPAMFMRTKKRTRQEGPESAKATIGGSNGHSIKNHFPALFPSNRINKCRFPYSGPATPFALRQANDSTTHHTLKMFNMVEDESGEFRQASKRLALQDSNISRYKQEFIELSLLGKGEFGQVYQCLNRLDGCVYAIKKSIRPVAGSSLEKTALNEVYAHAVLGKHDNVVRYYSAWAENDHMLIQNEFCNGGSLQTVLQERCLKESELRTLLLHIAEGLRYIHSNDLVHMDLKAGNIFLSKAPLRSGTAMHGANALPVIADCPDDGFEDVYDDLENEYLVTYKIGDLGHVTSIHGPQVEEGDCRYLPNEILQEDYNNLPKGDIFSLGITLYEAAGGGPLPKNGTGWHLLRSGQFPDLPNIGKDFNDLIKQMMHPNPEKRPSSTTIFNHPVLSPVDSKTKAQLCLELSLERQKNEVLLRKIKEQAKLLKTLEQHSLTPVTASMARKTRYSGTSRETSTSDRKLRSYSHKKRTTNLISKRGIKDSNKSKDY, translated from the exons ATGGATATCCACACGGAAAGCAGCGGCATCGATTCATCGCCGGATATGAACATCAGTGCCGAGTTGAACCCTTCGCCACATCGGTCGGCAACGGTCATGCCGAGAAAACTATCATTTTCCGGTAACTCGCCGGACCGTAACCCAGCAGAACCACCGGCCAAGAACCAACCGTCCCTATCTCCGCCGTACCGAAAGGTGCAGGCGCTGCGTCTGTTCGATACTCCAGCAACGCCAAAAACCATTCTGCAAAAATCAACCAACACAATGTTCCGCCGGCAAGTATTTGGTCCCGGGTCAACACTATTCACTGCAGCAGGGGACGGGCTGCTCAAACCCGGTACGGATGCCGACGTGTTGGCAAAACCAATGGACGGAGGAATGCCGATCTTCATCACCGACAAACCAAAACCGGTTCCGCTTCATCGGCGCTATGACGTGGGGCTACCGCCGGCCAACGTGAATCCCTTCACACCGCCAGCAATGTTTATGCGAACGAAGAAGCGTACCCGGCAGGAGGGCCCCGAAAGTGCCAAGGCCACAATTGGTGGTAGCAATGGGCACTCAATCAAAAACCATTTCCCGGCACTGTTTCCTAGCAACAGAATCAACAAGTGTCGCTTTCCGTACAGTGGTCCGGCTACTCCGTTTGCGCTAAGGCAGGCGAACGATTCTACCACACACCATACGCTGAAAATGTTCAATATGGTGGAGGATGAAAGTGGTGAGTTTAGGCAGGCCTCCAAACGGCTTGCCCTGCAAGATTCCAACATCTCCCGGTACAAGCAGGAATTCATCGAACTGTCGCTGCTCGGCAAGGGTGAGTTCGGACAAGTGTATCAGTGTCTCAACCGGCTGGATGGATGTGTTTATGCGATTAAGAAAAGCATCCGGCCGGTCGCTGGTAGCTCACTGGAAAAGACAGCTCTGAACGAAGTTTATGCCCACGCCGTGCTTGGGAAACATGACAATGTGGTGCGCTACTATTCGGCCTGGGCCGAAAACGATCATATGTTGATCCAGAACGAGTTTTGCAACGGAGGCAGTCTGCAAACGGTGTTGCAGGAACGCTGCCTTAAAGAATCGGAACTGCGCACGCTGCTGTTGCACATTGCCGAAGGTTTGCGGTACATCCACTCAAACGATCTGGTGCATATGGATCTGAAGGCGGGCAACATTTTCCTATCCAAAGCACCGCTTCGCTCGGGCACGGCTATGCACGGTGCTAATGCCCTGCCCGTGATAGCCGACTGTCCCGACGATGGGTTTGAGGATGTGTACGATGATCTGGAGAACGAGTACTTGGTGACGTACAAGATCGGTGATCTCGGACATGTCACTTCGATCCACGGGCCGCAGGTAGAGGAAGGCGATTGTCGCTATCTGCCGAACGAGATACTACAGGAAGACTACAACAATCTGCCGAAGGGTGATATCTTTTCGCTCGGGATTACACTGTACGAGGCAGCCGGTGGAGGACCGCTGCCGAAGAACGGTACCGGATGGCATCTGCTGCGCAGTGGTCAGTTTCCCGATCTGCCCAACATTGGAAAAGATTTCAATGATCTCATCAAGCAGATGATGCATCCGAACCCGGAAAAGCGTCCATCCTCCACGACGATCTTCAATCATCC GGTCCTATCGCCAGTTGATTCAAAAACTAAAGCCCAGCTGTGTTTGGAGCTGAGCTTGGAACGGCAGAAGAACGAGGTCCTGTTGAGAAAGATTAAGGAACAGGCGAAGCTGCTGAAAACACTTGAACAACATTCCCTTACGCCAG TTACAGCATCGATGGCGCGCAAGACACGCTACTCCGGAACTTCCCGTGAGACGTCTACCTCCGACCGTAAACTACGTTCCTATTCACACAAGAAACGTACCACTAACCTTATCTCCAAAAGAGGCATCAAAGACAGCAACAAATCGAAGGATTATTAG